The following proteins are co-located in the Triticum aestivum cultivar Chinese Spring chromosome 1A, IWGSC CS RefSeq v2.1, whole genome shotgun sequence genome:
- the LOC123053479 gene encoding peptide chain release factor PrfB3, chloroplastic isoform X1, producing the protein MATAASPPAAASARASAIRSRAGRLSLPAALPADGRGDTATTYKELGLYSWKRRIEDAVIRVELSASNALEREEARRIEHEEVLQSHNLWDNPAKSHETLSALSDAIRAVDHLKDLLYKAEEAKLISQLAGMDVINGELFKQAYDISLDASEFLDRYQMYELLKGPYDKEGACIMVTAGSEGVASELWAEKLFDMYTSWAQRQGCKEGLVEKIASTSGHTQFAAMEIESEYMFGTLSGEKGMHRMIYSSVENSGTGKAISARVDIIPLFLDRPVNFHLDDNDLEISPLPSEFKNRDRRNGATVRVQHIPSGVTAESSGERSYFANKLKAVSRLKAKLLIITRELRVPNPKMIEKQAVEERCNRETRRYMFGPQEFVHDLNTGIQLSDLNSVLEGDIEPFIRGRIVSRHG; encoded by the exons ATGGCCACGGCAGCCTCGCCGCCGGCGGCAGCCTCCGCTCGGGCGTCGGCGATCCGCTCCCGCGCTGGCCGCCTCTCCCTCCCCGCGGCCCTCCCGGCGGACGGCCGTGGTGACACTGCCACCACCTACAAGGAGCTCG GCTTGTACTCCTGGAAAAGGAGGATCGAAGATGCGGTTATCCGGGTGGAGTTGTCTGCATCCAATGCACTGGAGAGGGAGGAAGCACGGAGAATCGAGCATGAAGAAGTACTGCAAAGCCATAACTTGTGGGACAATCCGGCCAAGTCACACGAGACGCTCTCTGCCCTGTCTGATGCCATCAGAGCGGTTGATCATCTCAAAGACCTTCTATATAAG GCTGAAGAGGCTAAGCTGATAAGTCAACTAGCAGGCATGGATGTCATAAACGGAGAGCTATTTAAGCAAGCATATGATATCTCTTTGGATGCTAGTGAGTTTCTAGATCGTTACCAGATGTACGAGCTTCTTAAGGGTCCATATGACAAGGAAGGAGCTTGTATCATGGTCACTGCTGGATCAGAGGGTGTCGCTTCAGAG CTATGGGCAGAGAAGCTATTTGACATGTATACAAGTTGGGCACAAAGGCAAGGTTGCAAAGAAGGACTGGTAGAGAAGATCGCATCAACAAGTGGTCATACCCAGTTTGCAGCAATGGAGATTGAATCAGAGTACATGTTTGGTACCCTTTCTGGAGAAAAAGGAATGCACAGAATGATCTACTCTTCCGTTGAAAATTCTGGCACTGGCAAG GCGATTTCAGCTAGAGTCGATATAATTCCTCTCTTCTTGGATAGACCGGTTAATTTTCACTTGGATGACAATGATCTGGAGATTTCTCCGTTACCCAGTGAATTTAAAAATCGAGACCGAAGAAATGGTGCCACTGTGAGAGTTCAGCACATACCAAGCGGAGTTACTGCCGAAAGCTCAG GTGAAAGAAGCTATTTCGCAAACAAGCTAAAAGCCGTGAGCAGGCTGAAAGCAAAGCTCCTCATCATAACAAGAGAACTAAGAGTACCAAACCCGAAGATGATCGAGAAACAAGCTGTGGAGGAAAGATGCAACCGCGAGACGAGACGATACATGTTCGGGCCCCAGGAATTCGTCCATGATCTTAACACGGGCATCCAGTTGTCCGACCTCAACTCGGTCCTGGAAGGCGACATCGAACCGTTCATCAGGGGTCGTATTGTTTCAAGACATGGATGA
- the LOC123053479 gene encoding peptide chain release factor PrfB3, chloroplastic isoform X2, whose product MATAASPPAAASARASAIRSRAGRLSLPAALPADGRGDTATTYKELGLYSWKRRIEDAVIRVELSASNALEREEARRIEHEEVLQSHNLWDNPAKSHETLSALSDAIRAVDHLKDLLYKAEEAKLISQLAGMDVINGELFKQAYDISLDASEFLDRYQMYELLKGPYDKEGACIMVTAGSEGVASELWAEKLFDMYTSWAQRQGCKEGLVEKIASTSGHTQFAAMEIESEYMFGTLSGEKGMHRMIYSSVENSGTGK is encoded by the exons ATGGCCACGGCAGCCTCGCCGCCGGCGGCAGCCTCCGCTCGGGCGTCGGCGATCCGCTCCCGCGCTGGCCGCCTCTCCCTCCCCGCGGCCCTCCCGGCGGACGGCCGTGGTGACACTGCCACCACCTACAAGGAGCTCG GCTTGTACTCCTGGAAAAGGAGGATCGAAGATGCGGTTATCCGGGTGGAGTTGTCTGCATCCAATGCACTGGAGAGGGAGGAAGCACGGAGAATCGAGCATGAAGAAGTACTGCAAAGCCATAACTTGTGGGACAATCCGGCCAAGTCACACGAGACGCTCTCTGCCCTGTCTGATGCCATCAGAGCGGTTGATCATCTCAAAGACCTTCTATATAAG GCTGAAGAGGCTAAGCTGATAAGTCAACTAGCAGGCATGGATGTCATAAACGGAGAGCTATTTAAGCAAGCATATGATATCTCTTTGGATGCTAGTGAGTTTCTAGATCGTTACCAGATGTACGAGCTTCTTAAGGGTCCATATGACAAGGAAGGAGCTTGTATCATGGTCACTGCTGGATCAGAGGGTGTCGCTTCAGAG CTATGGGCAGAGAAGCTATTTGACATGTATACAAGTTGGGCACAAAGGCAAGGTTGCAAAGAAGGACTGGTAGAGAAGATCGCATCAACAAGTGGTCATACCCAGTTTGCAGCAATGGAGATTGAATCAGAGTACATGTTTGGTACCCTTTCTGGAGAAAAAGGAATGCACAGAATGATCTACTCTTCCGTTGAAAATTCTGGCACTGGCAAG TGA
- the LOC123053507 gene encoding uncharacterized protein: MPGCNKAPMAAWKPSPKPMWKAPEKPPAADPAKEDELQGAKKDAGAATAVGDDGARKGNSSPLPPPRKLQDAPVVNLNASCSSEASVESLRGQAPGGRTERGWSRPTAPKRGKAASKVVEKHADVAEVAAPVTPEAVRGRSRCAWVTPTTVGDAAAICSDWGRLERLASCCVCYVREQ; this comes from the exons ATGCCGGGGTGCAACAAGGCCCCGATGGCTGCGTGGAAACCTTCTCCCAAGCCGATGTGGAAGGCGCCAGAGAAGCCTCCGGCCGCTGACCCGGCCAAAGAGGATGAGTTGCAGGGCGCGAAGAAGGACGCGGGGGCCGCCACTGCTGTTGGCGACGACGGCGCTAGGAAGGGGAACTCGTCCCCATTGCCTCCGCCGAGGAAGCTGCAAGATGCGCCGGTGGTGAACCTCAACGCGTCCTGCTCCTCGGAGGCCTCTGTGGAGTCGCTCCGCGGCCAGGCCCCAGGCGGAAGGACCGAGAGGGGTTGGTCCCGGCCGACCGCGCCCAAGCGTGGGAAGGCTGCGTCTAAGGTGGTGGAGAAGCACGCCGATGTCGCGGAGGTTGCCGCTCCGGTGACGCCGGAGGCCGTCCGAGGGAGGAGCCGGTGCGCCTGGGTGACTCCGACCACCG TTGGAGATGCTGCTGCTATTTGTTCAGATTGGGGGAGGCTAGAGAGGCTTGCTTCATGTTGTGTTTGCTACGTCAGAGAGCAGTGA